Sequence from the Rhinatrema bivittatum chromosome 6, aRhiBiv1.1, whole genome shotgun sequence genome:
AATCCAATTGCCCAATAGGAAAACGAAACAGACCAAGCTATGGCTTCTGTGTTTTTAACATTTTGACTATCCTGGAGAAATAGTTGTCCATGcaattaatataatataattaaaagaaaaactaaactCCTTCTCCATTAGATTATATATTCTTGTTTAACATGAACACATTATCTTCCTAAATTAAGTCTATGTTTGTTGTTCAACTTGCCCTCTGCTGCATTCcctcttttctttactttaaaTCCTAAAAACTGTATAGTTTCCTATCATTTCCTTTTCTAAATAACATGTTCTACTTTTAAAACAATTTGGTAGAGCCAAAAGCAAGGAATACAGTATCCCatgctatgcaaaaaaaaaaaaaaaaatacacagcaaccggcataaaataaaaaatgcaaatatttatACAACACATATATTTTCTTCAAAGGAAACTAAACAAGAGAAATTATTATGTTAAGCTTTTGTATGTGTTGAATGAAGTAAGTTACCAATATACAATAAAGTATATTTAAAGAGCACATCCCTTATTTTTCCATAAACAATGTATTTCTGTAGTCTCAGACACCATTTCTTTAAATTTGTAATAATATGAATTTTGTCCCTTAAAGATCATAAATGAAAGTCAAGAACGTGATCGGCCTGCTATAATTAGTTCTGCTGCCACTGGTTTGGCAGAGAGGATCCATGAAACAAGTATAACAAGAAAAACAGACAGTGCAGCTGCTCTTTCTAGTTCACTTTACGTCGAGTCCACTAACTCTGGAAGCATGGAAGAttttcctcctccaccaccagaTTTATTGCAAGTTGCATCAGAAAAAACAGAATATTCCCAGTCCCCAGAACCATCCAACTCTGCAGAAAGGACTACCATCCCGAAAGATGTGTATTCAAAACAAAGAAATTTGTATGAGTTAAAACGTTTGTACAAACATATCCATCCTGAAGTAcgaaaaaatttagaaaaagattaTTTTAGTGAGGTTTCCAATATTGTAACTAGTCAAACTGAAATAGCTGATTCATTATCAAGGGATGTACAACAAGCTAGATATGTATTTGAAAATACTGGTCATAGCCCAAATAAATGTATGAGTCCAGAAAGAGAATATTTAGAATGGGATGAAATTCTAAAAGGAGAGGTACAGTCTATGAGATGGATCTTTGAAAACCAACCTTTGGATTCAATCAAAGATGAATCTCCAGATGAAAGTAACATTAAAAGCATTGCAGAGCAAGAAATAATTGCAGGTGGAGATGTTAAATATACTACATGGATGTTTGAAACCCAACCAATGGATGCTCTTGGTGTGCAATCTGCTGATTCTTCTGAAAATACAGAAAAAGTTCCTGAACTGGCCAGAGGAGATGTCCGCACAGCCACCTGGCTGTTTGAAACCCAGCCATTAGATTCGATGAATAAAATCTACCAAGACAAAGAGCAGGACTCAGATAAAACTGTCACTGACGAGATCACTGGTGGTGATGTAAAAAATGTGAAGTACCTGTTTGAAACTCAGCGTTATGACATACTTAAGCAACTATACTCTGCAGATGAAATTAACTTACTGCAGCTCAGATCAGAACTGGAAGAGATAAAAGGAGATGTGAAAAGGACCGTGAAACGCTTTGAAACTGAGCCACTGTATGTTATTAGGGATAGTTCAGGTCAAGTACTTGAAATTAAAACTGTTTGTAGGGAGGATATTGAAAAAGGAGATGTCAGAACAGCACGCTGGATGTTTGAAACACAACCTTTGGATATGATTAATCAAAATTCAACAGAAGTTAAAGTAGTTCGTGGCATCTCTATGGAAGAAAATGTGAAAGGTGGTGTTGGTAAAACAAAATGGTTATTCGAAACACAGCCTTTGGATACCATCAAAGAAAATGAGGAGACATCTGCTGTTGAAAAAGAAGAAATCCTAGGAGCTGATGTTTATCAAAAATGTTGGATTTTTGAGACTCAGCCATTTCATCTTCTAAAAGATAATGCTAACATGAAGCCTTTGCCAACTGAGGAAATAATAGGAGGGGATGTGAGCACTACAAAACACTTATTTGAGACAGTGCCAATGGATACCTTAAAAGATAATGTAGAAGTTGGTAAGCTTCAAAGAATAGTTACTACTGAAGAAGAGAAGGGTGATGTCAGGCATCAAAGATGGGTTTTTGAAACTAAGCCTCTTGAACAGattagagaggaaaaaaaagaatgcataaaAACTGTAGAACTTGAAGAAATTGATAAGGGGGATGTAAGCAActgcaaaaatgtatttgaaacATTAGATTTAAGTAAATATAATGAATCGCATAAAATTCAAGTAGAAGGTGTTACTAAAGGGGCTGTGAAGTTAAACAAAAGCATTTTTGAAACAACTCCATTATATGCAATTCAAGATAGTCTTGGAAAGTATCATGAAGTTAAAACAGTTCGACAAGAAGAAGTTTTAAGAGGTGACGTGAGAACATGTAGATGGATGTTTGAAACGAGGCCCGTTGACCAATTTGATGAAAGTATTCAAAGATTTCAGGTTATCAAAGGAATATCAGCAGAAGAAATACAATCTGGGGATGTTAAAACAGCAAAATGGTTATTTGAAACTCAACCTCTTGATGCTATTAAATATTTCAGTAATATAGATGAAGATGAAAGTAAAACAGAACAGGCTTCAGACATTGTGAAGGGGGATGTAaagatgtgcaaatggttgtTTGAAACACAGCCAATGGAGACACTGTATGACAAAGAAGAgataaaaacagatagtgaagaAATTCATAAGGGAGACGTTAAAACATGCACGTGGCTCTTTGAAACCCAACCTCTTGATGCAATATGTGATGATTCTGAGAAAACAATAAGACTGCACTCTGTGGATCAGAAAGATATTCAGGGGCGTGATGTCCGAATGGCCTGCTTTCTTTTTGAAACTGAAAAGCTGGAAAATATACAAGGAGAAGAAGGTAAGGACATCAAAAGAGTAGTAGAAATAGATATTCAGTCAGGAGATGTTTCTTCCATGAAATATATATTTGAGAATCAGTCTTTAGATGCCATAAATTCTAGTTCAGAGGAGGTACTTCAAAAGATAAGAACCATGCAAAGAGAAGACATACAAAATGGAAATGTTTTAAACTGTagatggctttttgaaaataaatctaTTGATGCaataaaagaaaaccaagaagATAATGAAATGACTCGAACTGTTACAGATGTTCAAGGTGGGAATGTGAGAAAAGGGTGCTTTATTTTTGAGACATTTTCTTTGGATCAGATTAAGGATGAATCTTCAGAAAGTAGCAGCATGAAAACTGTTAGTAATGAAGAAATAATAAAAGGAGATGTGAAAAACTATACAATGCTGTTTGAAACACAGCCACTTTATGCTATTCAAGACAAAGAAGGTTATTACCATGAAGTGACAACAGTTAAGAAGGAAGAAGTGATTCATGGAGATGTACGTGGGACTAGGTGGTTGTTTGAAACAAAGCCCATAGATTCTATAAATGAGTCAGATAAAGTATATGTTATTAAAGCTGTCACCCAAGAAGATATTCAGAAGGGAGATGTTAGTGCTGTAAGATGGAGATTTGAAACACAACCTCTGGATACAATTTCAGAAGATGTGAAGGTAGCAGTTCATACTATTGACAGTGTTCAGGGGGGTGATGTGAAGGCCAGTAGGCAGCTATTTGAATCTGATGGATTTGATAAAAATCAATATGTTAGAACAGTAAGTGTCAGTGAAATTCAGGAGGGCAATGTGAAAACTTCTACTTGGCTATTTGAAACACACACTATGGATGAGATTCGAGGAGAAGACTCAGAGTACAAGAATGTGAAGACAGTTACAATGGAAGATATACAAGAAGGTGATGTTCAACAAGCAGTGTGGCTTTTCGAAAACAAGTCTTTAGATTCCATTAAAGAAACGGATGAAAGTGCCACAAAAATAACCAGGGAAGAAATACCACAGGCTGATGTTAAGACTACTACATGGCTTTTTGAAACTACACCTTTCCATGAATTTAATGAAAGCAAGTTAGAAAAGGAAGAAATTATAGGTAAAAGTATTAAAGAAACTTTAAAAGAACTCTACTCTCATAAAGTAGTGGGATCTCATGGCATCATCATTGAAGCAGATGAAATTGGAGATGTCAGAATGGCAAAATATCAACTAATGAATCAAGAATCTCCAGAAATACAAAAAGAAGAGATTATTAAGGGGAATCTGCAAAATATAATGATGAATCTATTGTCCAAAAGTGATTCAACTGAAAGAGCAGTTGTAATAAATGAAGAAGAAAAGGGTAATATTAATTTAGTGAAATCTCAGTTAATGAACAGATCAACTGATATTCAAGTTGAAAAAGAAGAGATAGCAAGGGGTGACATACACCAAGCTATAAACCAACTATTCAGTGAAAACAGAAGTGTTAAAAAGGGAATATTAATTCAAGAAGATGAGAGAGGTGATATTAAGATGACAATCTATTCTCTCCTAAACAAAAGCAATGGGAATAACATCCAGCGTGATGAAGTGGTAGGTGGTGACATAAAACGGACTATTCACCACCTGCAGTCTTCTGCAATGGGCAATGAAAAATCAGAAAGAGTTAAAATAGATGAATCTGAAAGGGGAAATGTACAGTTTTATACAACATGCATAGAATCTGGAGCTTTGGATTATTTGAAACTACTTCAGGAAGGGTCAAATGAAATATTTGCTTCTGAAAAacaagaaatggaagaaataattgGTGGTGATGTAGAAGGCACAAAGCTTATTCTAAAGAAACAGCGATTTCAGATTGAACGTACAGTTAATGAAGATGAGATAATCCCTGGAGATGTATGCAATACTGTTAAAATTTTCATGACAGAGCCAGAAAATAAATCGTATAATCCATTCAAAGAAGAAGTTGTGAAAGGTGATTTGAAAGCAGCTTTAAATTCCCTCAGTCAAGCTGTTAATCAGACAACAGTTCTGGAAAAGGAAGAAATTATTAAAGCTGATCTTTCTGCAACACTAAAATCTCTACAAGAATCAAAGCATcaacaaaaagaaacagaaaagccCATTGTTATTCCAGGTGATATTCAAGGAGCCATTGAATCCCTTGAAAAAGCAGCAAACACGAAGATCGACGTTTTTAAAGAAGAGATTGTACATGGTAACCTTGAGGCAACATTAAAATCTCTCAAAGAAGCCCAGAACACCTTCAAGGATGTAGACAAAGAATACGTAATCAGGGGAGACATTCAGACTGAAGTGCAGAACCTATTAGAAGCCTCTTCAGAAAAACAAACCAAGCAGCATCAAGAAAGCAtccatagagatataaaaagCACAGTACAGACAGTGGTAGAGTCATCTCACTCATCAGTCCAATGCCAAGATAACACTAAAGGCGATTCACAAAATCTTATTACAACTCTTCTTGAAAGTAATGAGGAAACTTGcaatgaaaaagaaattatccCAAAAGGAGATGTACAAGGTACTTTGAAGATCATTACAGGGCATGGCCAAAACATCAGTGCTACTAATGTTAATCAGAAACGACTGAAGGGCTTAACGAATATTCAGCATAAGACTGCTGAAAAGGTTGGTGAAAGAGCAGATAAAATCATTGTTAAAAGTGATGGAAGAAAAGAAGCAAATTATCGTAGTGGTACAGCCAAGcaaaatgtaaaaacagaaaagtCAGAGACTTGCAAAACACTGAAGAAGGAAAGCACATTAAAAGATGTAACTTCTGCAGAACAAATAGCTGTAAAAAAACATATTCTTCATGCAAGGAAGGATGGTCAAAAATATAAACTGTCTACAGATGCAAACATTCATCAAGAGGCAAGGCAGACAGGAAAAGCAAAAATATCTACAGATGTTTGTACTTCCAAATCCCAAACCACCCAACAGCCTATCACTGTGTTAAATAGTGAAGCTTACCAAGCAATCAATCTTGATCACAAGCAAATGGCAAAGGTAGAGACAAAACAAGTGCAACGTTCCAAAGAAGATCTTGAAAGAAGTGAAATGAACATTCAGCCAGTGCAAACTCTAGTTTCTGTGACAGCTAACCAGAATATAAAAAGCAACCAGAAGGCAAACATCATTCAAGAAGCCCATAATATTCGTAAAGAaactgaaaagaagaaaaagaatttATATCAGCAAAATTTCAAATCTAGAATGGTGGTTGTAGAAAAGACAAAAGTGGACACTGTCAACAGAGACTCACAATcgcaaatgaaaaatgttttgaatcCAACTAAGACTGGTAAAGAGAAAAGCAAACCAGAAATTcattttcccccaccccctccatctTCTGTATCATCATCTGCAACCgagcttccactgccaccaccTCCTCTTCAAATGATGATGTCTGATAAACAGAATTTTTCTCATTCACCACTTATTAAAtccaaggcaaagactgacttTGATCattttcctcctccacctccaccagtGGATGATAAATTGGACAGTGAGCTTCTAGTTCCTACCccacctcctccaccaccacctccttctcctcctccttttcctctcactgtacaagcaaaagaaaagaaagcacatTATTCACAGCAGTCACAGTCATCTTCCCAGCAAACACAAATCACTGACAAAAAATCTGTCAAACAAAGTTCAAGTCTACCTTTAAAGAAAGTTCCTAAAATAGTACCTACtaaagagctgaagaaagaaaatgcTGAAGTGTCTTTAGCATCTAAATCATCTGTGTTCCAGTCATCTGTGAACAATGAAACTTCCAAAGTAATGCATGAAAGTGAAATGTCTACTGAACTGGTGAACATCACAGATTCTGAACAAAGACAGGATACAACTTCTATAGAACTCAAAGAGCAAGCAAAATCATTGAATGAGGAACTGCCTAGACCTCTGCCTAAGTCTCTGCAAGAAACCCCACCAGCTAAGAAAAAAGTGATTTTACCACCAATAAAATCGCCATCTGTCCCAACAGAGACACCAGAATCTAAACCAAAACCCTATGTCAGAAAATTCAAAACTCCTTTAATGATTGCAGAAGAAAAATACAGACAAAAAAGGGATGAGTcagaaaaaatgaaagagaaaattaTTTATCATGCAAATGACAAGGCAACCTCTGAGATACAGACGAACCAAACTATAGTAGAGTCAGAAAGTTGTGTACCATTActtacaaaaacaaaagaagaaggaTCTACTATGTTCTCAACAGCAGCACAAAGAACACCAACTGCAGATACCGAATTTCATGCCACTCTGCAAACTACGACATTGCTTAGCAATAAACAGTCTGCATCATTAGTGGTATCATCAGCTACTGATCAGcttcaaaacattttaaagtcATCTACAGAGAAACATATTAAAGAAGAAGTACTGCAGGATTCAAATGATCTTAAGCAACAAAACATATTATATGAAAGAGAGCAAACTGATCAGGAGCATGGTTTCCATaaaacagaacaagaaaagaCTATGGAACAGTCACACATGtccaaaattaaaacaatttctCCTAAATTCAAAGTGAAAACGATCAAGCTTCCAACTATAGATCAAAAAGTGCAGGACCCAAAAAAGGATTCTGAAATGTACAAAAAACAACAGGCAAGTAACATTCAGACTGTTGTTAAACAGAAAGATCTGAAGACTCAGAAAGATGAAAGAGCTATAATTTCTGAAAAGCAAGATGTTTCTGAGGAATATCATCATGTACAACTCAGTGGAGCAGAACTGGCAGAAAGGAAACCTGTAAAGCATGCAGAAAGCAGTCAAGAAGCAAGACAGAAAGGTGCTTGCCCTATAAAGCAAACAATACCTAAGCAGACAAAGAGTGGGGCAGTGCAATCCATGCATGAGAATCTTTCTGTCATTCAGGAAGGTAAACATGCACATACTCAGGTAGTAGTTGGTCAAAAAGAACAAAAGGAAGCAGCTGAGAGAAAACAGGGACATCGTGAAGACAAATCAGTGGCGCAAGTAGTGAAGCAACATGTCGAGGTCCATGAAGGGTCACAAACTCACATTCTTAAACAAAAGCAGTCAAGTGCACCTGGACCTAAAATCCAATACAAAATCATACCAAAGCAATATAAAACCTGGCAAGAAAAAGAGAGCGTAAAAGACAAAAGAGTACAGGAAGAGCAAGTTTGTCTTGAGACCAAAGATACAAAAGAAACAACAGAGAATAAACAATTATTTTCATCACCAACAGGATCACTGCAAAATGAGGAAAGACATTCGTTAGATATACTTGAGTGTCTCAAGAAACGTGAAGAACTGCAACAGATTTTGTCTAGAGTGAAACAGTTTGAAAAATGTCCTCCTAAAGCAGGCACTGAAACATttcaatcatttttaaatattatacCAGGATGGTTAATAagccaagaaagaaaaatggAGATAGCTAGGGTTATAGCagcaaataattttgaaaaaattaaaaaagaaatatcatTTATCAAAGATCATGCAGCAGAAATGTATACTTCATGTGAGGCTGCCGTTCACACCGCTATGATGTCTACAGCCCCtgtaaaatctaaaaatgaatCTGTTGAACATGGAGGAGCATCACAGAAAATATCAAACATTAGTACTACC
This genomic interval carries:
- the XIRP2 gene encoding xin actin-binding repeat-containing protein 2 isoform X2, whose protein sequence is MAMYQAAVSKKGSSTLTNAIEESETCTVPGGLASVKKQFEKGDMASSHNTFAQYQYQQKSVQEVRSSSEVTVKRSSQETKKSDHTAVTESNVSASQTEQVSVHEERAYNSNMASNFNQVIETAGDSIVDGETPHISAQLLKEQFERTAMERALHSDRETFSPGKQIKIINESQERDRPAIISSAATGLAERIHETSITRKTDSAAALSSSLYVESTNSGSMEDFPPPPPDLLQVASEKTEYSQSPEPSNSAERTTIPKDVYSKQRNLYELKRLYKHIHPEVRKNLEKDYFSEVSNIVTSQTEIADSLSRDVQQARYVFENTGHSPNKCMSPEREYLEWDEILKGEVQSMRWIFENQPLDSIKDESPDESNIKSIAEQEIIAGGDVKYTTWMFETQPMDALGVQSADSSENTEKVPELARGDVRTATWLFETQPLDSMNKIYQDKEQDSDKTVTDEITGGDVKNVKYLFETQRYDILKQLYSADEINLLQLRSELEEIKGDVKRTVKRFETEPLYVIRDSSGQVLEIKTVCREDIEKGDVRTARWMFETQPLDMINQNSTEVKVVRGISMEENVKGGVGKTKWLFETQPLDTIKENEETSAVEKEEILGADVYQKCWIFETQPFHLLKDNANMKPLPTEEIIGGDVSTTKHLFETVPMDTLKDNVEVGKLQRIVTTEEEKGDVRHQRWVFETKPLEQIREEKKECIKTVELEEIDKGDVSNCKNVFETLDLSKYNESHKIQVEGVTKGAVKLNKSIFETTPLYAIQDSLGKYHEVKTVRQEEVLRGDVRTCRWMFETRPVDQFDESIQRFQVIKGISAEEIQSGDVKTAKWLFETQPLDAIKYFSNIDEDESKTEQASDIVKGDVKMCKWLFETQPMETLYDKEEIKTDSEEIHKGDVKTCTWLFETQPLDAICDDSEKTIRLHSVDQKDIQGRDVRMACFLFETEKLENIQGEEGKDIKRVVEIDIQSGDVSSMKYIFENQSLDAINSSSEEVLQKIRTMQREDIQNGNVLNCRWLFENKSIDAIKENQEDNEMTRTVTDVQGGNVRKGCFIFETFSLDQIKDESSESSSMKTVSNEEIIKGDVKNYTMLFETQPLYAIQDKEGYYHEVTTVKKEEVIHGDVRGTRWLFETKPIDSINESDKVYVIKAVTQEDIQKGDVSAVRWRFETQPLDTISEDVKVAVHTIDSVQGGDVKASRQLFESDGFDKNQYVRTVSVSEIQEGNVKTSTWLFETHTMDEIRGEDSEYKNVKTVTMEDIQEGDVQQAVWLFENKSLDSIKETDESATKITREEIPQADVKTTTWLFETTPFHEFNESKLEKEEIIGKSIKETLKELYSHKVVGSHGIIIEADEIGDVRMAKYQLMNQESPEIQKEEIIKGNLQNIMMNLLSKSDSTERAVVINEEEKGNINLVKSQLMNRSTDIQVEKEEIARGDIHQAINQLFSENRSVKKGILIQEDERGDIKMTIYSLLNKSNGNNIQRDEVVGGDIKRTIHHLQSSAMGNEKSERVKIDESERGNVQFYTTCIESGALDYLKLLQEGSNEIFASEKQEMEEIIGGDVEGTKLILKKQRFQIERTVNEDEIIPGDVCNTVKIFMTEPENKSYNPFKEEVVKGDLKAALNSLSQAVNQTTVLEKEEIIKADLSATLKSLQESKHQQKETEKPIVIPGDIQGAIESLEKAANTKIDVFKEEIVHGNLEATLKSLKEAQNTFKDVDKEYVIRGDIQTEVQNLLEASSEKQTKQHQESIHRDIKSTVQTVVESSHSSVQCQDNTKGDSQNLITTLLESNEETCNEKEIIPKGDVQGTLKIITGHGQNISATNVNQKRLKGLTNIQHKTAEKVGERADKIIVKSDGRKEANYRSGTAKQNVKTEKSETCKTLKKESTLKDVTSAEQIAVKKHILHARKDGQKYKLSTDANIHQEARQTGKAKISTDVCTSKSQTTQQPITVLNSEAYQAINLDHKQMAKVETKQVQRSKEDLERSEMNIQPVQTLVSVTANQNIKSNQKANIIQEAHNIRKETEKKKKNLYQQNFKSRMVVVEKTKVDTVNRDSQSQMKNVLNPTKTGKEKSKPEIHFPPPPPSSVSSSATELPLPPPPLQMMMSDKQNFSHSPLIKSKAKTDFDHFPPPPPPVDDKLDSELLVPTPPPPPPPPSPPPFPLTVQAKEKKAHYSQQSQSSSQQTQITDKKSVKQSSSLPLKKVPKIVPTKELKKENAEVSLASKSSVFQSSVNNETSKVMHESEMSTELVNITDSEQRQDTTSIELKEQAKSLNEELPRPLPKSLQETPPAKKKVILPPIKSPSVPTETPESKPKPYVRKFKTPLMIAEEKYRQKRDESEKMKEKIIYHANDKATSEIQTNQTIVESESCVPLLTKTKEEGSTMFSTAAQRTPTADTEFHATLQTTTLLSNKQSASLVVSSATDQLQNILKSSTEKHIKEEVLQDSNDLKQQNILYEREQTDQEHGFHKTEQEKTMEQSHMSKIKTISPKFKVKTIKLPTIDQKVQDPKKDSEMYKKQQASNIQTVVKQKDLKTQKDERAIISEKQDVSEEYHHVQLSGAELAERKPVKHAESSQEARQKGACPIKQTIPKQTKSGAVQSMHENLSVIQEGKHAHTQVVVGQKEQKEAAERKQGHREDKSVAQVVKQHVEVHEGSQTHILKQKQSSAPGPKIQYKIIPKQYKTWQEKESVKDKRVQEEQVCLETKDTKETTENKQLFSSPTGSLQNEERHSLDILECLKKREELQQILSRVKQFEKCPPKAGTETFQSFLNIIPGWLISQERKMEIARVIAANNFEKIKKEISFIKDHAAEMYTSCEAAVHTAMMSTAPVKSKNESVEHGGASQKISNISTTSRGRDTQKKTEVTEERTIHHEIKQLSSGSRHTEYTSYSPLLKMRSPSPTYITIESTARRTESPNRDVLTPPPTTQKESTPVPPPPPRSTTPTARMKRSSPSPPRSRSEQLAKLKDTTAKLAHGATQPRAITPVPVIEKRSEIVLSPATLRRQLKIETHATETTSTTRVPISEAAVTIGTIKDVKEKHEETRKTKEIKSSIHKEPKNIPGQVGPDTDSFNEDSVTQKIKAPKGDLSVLQHKSEARNKVVYTRKEPKTTAERSGNQREDETEKRKGKSEETQDFDSKSAKKVLENYEKSKIKQEKQKNIKEESRPSFHESKNLKESPRSFPRRQLKDPSEDACYKQLFVVHQQHGGKEDAIQPVVCSETKSINEHFSGISTIENKTVGSRAATSVPQHSEKPQSGFDFKHAPPTYEDVISGHSLDISAADSPEELLRNFQKTWQESERVFKSLGYTVSDSSETEMRSSFHQGAAFITENSTSGKGSLRALSKDSLSNGMPDGRQAGLS